The Thermovirga sp. sequence ACATATATTCCTCTTGCAATCCCGCTTTTTGCCTTTGCCCTCAGTTCCCAGAGATCTTTCTCAATATGTTTGACAAACGGCATACCCATAACTATCAGCCCCAGTTCTTCAACCATTTCCATCAAATGTATAAGACTGGCTTGAAG is a genomic window containing:
- a CDS encoding type II toxin-antitoxin system RelE/ParE family toxin, which produces LQASLIHLMEMVEELGLIVMGMPFVKHIEKDLWELRAKAKSGIARGIYVTRTGRNIYILRVIHKKTARLTRTDIEVARQRARRINNDH